The following nucleotide sequence is from Methanolinea sp..
ATAAAGAGGAAGGAAGGGTAGTTGAGAGCATCGATGCTCGGGGTGATCGCTGTAAAGCACATCGCGATGCTGGCGAAGAGGAGGCCGGCCAGGAATGAAAAGGGTATAACCAGGAGCGATGAAGGGAGGTTGACCACTCCAAACAACGTGAGGACGAGGAGCATTCCCGAAGAGTAGATGAGGCTTCGTGTAGCCCCCCAGATGAGTTCTCCGGAAATCACATCGTCGATGGAAAGGGGGGTTGCCACCATGGCATCGAACGTTTTTTGGTAGTACATCCTGACAAACGAGGAATAGGTGCATTCGAAGAATGCCGTGTTCATCATGGAGATGGAAAGGAGGGCCGGCGCGATGAACTTCACGTACGGGATACCGTCAATCTCACCGATAAAAATCCCAAGGCCGAAACCGATGGCCAGGAGGTAGAGCAAGGGCTCGATTAACGGCGGCAGGAAGTTCACCTGGTAGGTCTTGAAAAAGACATCCCAGTTCCGCCGCCATACCTTGAGGCAGGACCGTGAGAGTCGGGGAAAGATGTAGGTGTTCTCCGGGGAAGGCCCCCGCCGGTTAGTCACGAAGCACCCTCCCGGTGAGCTTGAGAAAGACATCCTCAAGAGAACCTCTGCGAACAAAGACCCGGCCGGGACTGCACGTCTCAAAGAGCCGTTTTGCCACCTCGCGGGGCTGGCTGGTAAAGACCTGGACAATGTCCCCGTGTATATCGAACGTTTCTCCCAGTTCCTCGAGACAGGAGATAACCTCGGGGGTATGATCGGCCTCAACGATGTCGCTTCCCACGTACCGCGAGATCAGTTCACCGGGGCTCCCCTCCACGAGGATTTTTCCGCCGTCCATAATCACCAGGCGGTTACAGAGCCGTTCCGCCTCTTCGAGGTAGTGGGTGGTGAGCACGATGGTGTTTCCCGCAGCCTGGAGGGCCTTGAGCTTCTCCCAGATGAGGTGGCGGCCCTGAGGGTCGAGACCGATGGTGGGCTCGTCGAGGACGAGGACCTTTGGGTGGTTGATGAGAGCGCGGGCGAGGAGGAGACGCCGTTTCATACCCCCGGAGAGTTTGTCGATCTGGACATCGCGTTTCTCGGTGAGCTGGACAAAGGAGAGGAGTTCCCTGGCACGTTTTTCGGCCTCGACACCAGGGATATCGAAGTAGTGGGCATACGCGATGAGGTTTTCCAAGCAGGTGAAATCCGTATCGAGGTTCGATTCCTGGGGCAGGACACCGAGCTCTGCCTTGATAGTCCGGGGATGGGTTGCCGGGTCCATTCCAAGGACGGTAAGAGTGCCGGCAGTCCTCGGCGAAACGCACTGGATCATCTTCATGGTGGTGGTTTTTCCTGCTCCGTTTGGCCCGAGAAAACCGAACACATCGCCTGCAAAGACCGAGAAACTGATACCATCAACGGCGACGAGGGCGCCAAAAAGCTTGGTAAGGTTTTCGGCTTCGATTACAGGGTTCCCCTCCATCCCCGATCCCGGTAACCTGTACAGAACCTTTCCTAAAACAGGCTTTCGATCGGCACCACAGCTCCTGCCGCATCGAAGATCTTTTGTTCATTGCCAAAGAATGCTCATGCATGCCCATAAGGGAGATCTCGGTGGTAAATTTCAAGAGCTTCAGAGAGATAAGGATCGAGCCTGATTGCTTCAACATCATCATCGGGTCGAACGCATCGGGAAAATCGAACCTCATCCAGATCTTTAAATTCATCAGGGATATCGCAAAGTATGGCCTGAATAACGCAATTTCACTCCAGGGTGGAGTGGAGTATCTCAGGAATACCACGATCGGACCAGCGATGCCGTTCTCTTTCAGAATCCTGTACTTGCTCGAAGAGAAAAGGCGGGATGTCATCGCTGTGAAAGAGGGTCTCCCTATCTATTTTGAGCCATACGAAATCCTGTACGAATTCTCGCTCTCGTTCTCGGATAGCGGTGATAATTATGAAATTTCCCGCGACCTGCTGGTGATAACCGGAACCTTTTCCCGCCCGGGGACCCATGAGCGGTGCGAGCTCGGGATGGGGAGGATCACGCTGGCCAAAGCCGATCACTCGGTTGCCTACGCGATTGTTCCGCCGGACACCATCGAACTCCGCGACCAGGAGCTCTTCCCACAATATTTCCAGAAACATGAGATCCCGTCCCGCTGGCTGATCATGAATCTCCCCATCGCGGTCCCGGGCATCCCCCCGCTCGAGTGGCTATTTCGTGGGATGAAAGTCTTTGACTTCGACCCGCTCCTCCTGAAGCGGGCGGTCCCTATCGTCGGAAAGACCGAGCTTGAGAAAGACGGCGGCAACCTTGCCATCGTGATTAAGAACATCCTTGAAGACCCGCACAAGAAAACCGAGTTCCTGCGCCTGATCCGCGAGATGTTGCCGTTCATCGAGGAGGTTGCCATCGAAAAGTTCATGGACATGTCCCTGTTTCTGAAACTGAAGGAGACCTACAGCAGCGGTAAGTACATCCCGGCATCGATGATATCTGACGGCACCATCAATATCCTTGCCTTGATCATTGCCCTGTATTTCGAGAAACGGCCGGTCACGGTCATCGAGGAGCCGGAGCGAAACATCCACCCATTCCTTATCTCTCAGCTCGTCGAGATGCTGAAGGATGCGGCACGGACCAAGCAGATCATTGTCACCACCCACAACCCCGAGATGGTCAAGCATGCCGATCTGGAAGACATCCTCCTGATATCAAGGGACCGCAGCGGTTTCTCGCAGGTCATCCGCCCCGGGACAAAGAAGGAGATTCGCACTTTTCTTGAACATGAGATCGGGATCGAGGATCTCTTCATCCAGAACCTCCTTGGGATGGAATGACCCCACACCGGCTTTTTATCTTTGTTGAAGGAGGCGATGACCAGCGTTTCTTCGCACAGGTCATCGTGCCACTCCTCAAAAGCGATTACGCATCAGTAGAGATCATCACCTATGCCTGCATGAAGAGTGTCAAGGTCTGCCGCTTTGTCCGGAGCATCACTGAAATGGACCATGATTTCATCCTGTGCGGGGATATCGATCAGGAACGGACCGTGAAAGCCAAGAAAGCGGTTCTCAAATCCCGGTTCTGTGTCCTTTCCGATGACCGGATAGTGGTCATCATCCAGGAGATTGAGAGCTGGTACCTTGCCGGCCTCGACGATGCATCCCAGAAACGGCTTGCGCTGCGTCCGTACAAGACGACAAACCATATCACCAAGGAGGTTTTCAACAGGATGATCCCATCGTTTTATACATCGCGGATTGCTTTCATGATCGAGGTTCTTGCCCATTTCTCCGTCACAACCGCGAAGGAGAAGAACCGGTCCTTCAGGTACTTCTGCTCCCGGTTCAGGACCCTGTCGTATACGGATCCCGTGAGAGGGCGGGAGAAACCAGTGGCCCGGGAAGAAATGACCGCAGGTGCAGAGACGCTTCCGGAAGGGTACATGAAGAACAGCCCAAGCGAAGACGAGATACCCCGGCAGCATCGGAGACGATGAACAATCCCGCGGTAAGGGGGCCATGAAGGGGCCATAACCTCCCCACCAAAAAAACTGGATGGCGATGTGATGGCGGCTATTCAAGACCCGGGTCGCCCACGGGAGATCGTCCCGGCCCTTCTCGTGGCTGGCCGGACCGGGCCTGGCCCAGGGGGAAGAAACGGCCGTACCAGGAAACCCGGAGCATCTCCGGGTACAAGGGCTTATCATTCCCTGGTTCGCATATAACTACAGGTGGTTTCTTTTGCAGGTATCCATGAAACTGGAGATGAAGGACACCCCGGGCCAGCTGGTCGCGGCCTTGAAACCGATATCAGAAGTCGGTGGAAACATTATTGCTGTCATCCACCAGCGTGATGAAAAGACCAATGGGGATGTCCTTGCGGTTCAGATCGTGCTCGAGCTGCAGGAGCAGAGGCTCGGGGAACTCCTCTCCCTGATCAAGGGGCAGGGGGTGAATGTGGTCCGGATCGGTGAAGAACGGCTCCTCTACAAGCAGACCGTCATCATGATCGGGCATATCATGCATACTGATCTCGGGGATACTGTTGACAGGATTGACTGCACGGGATACGCAGAAGTAACCGAACTTACCATGGTGATGCCTGCCATCAGCGAGCCATCGTCAGCACGCCTGGTCATCCGGTCGGTGAACAAGGAGGATATGGAGCAGGCCCTCGGGATCCTGCGGGGTATCGCCAAAGAAAAGCAGCTCCTCATCATCGAACCTCTGGAGGAAACCGGATGAGGATGGCAATCCTCGGGATGGGATCCGTTGGTCGTGGGATCCTTGAACTGATCGATGAAAAGGACCTGGGTCTCACCGTCACCGGGCTTGCCGATTCAAAGAGCGCTCTCGTGGACAAGGACGGGATCCATATCGAAGAAGTCCTTGCAGCCAAGCGGGAACGGGGATTCTGTGGTGATAAGTCCCTTTCTGCGACCGATATCGTTGAGCGGGCAGACTACGACGTGCTGATTGAAGTTACCCCGACCGATGCCCGAACCGGGGAGCCTGCCACCGGGTTCATAAAAAAGGCAATCGCACGAGGGAAACACGTGGTGACTTCGAATAAGGGTCCTGTCGCACTCCACTATGCCGCACTCCAGGGCATGGCCCACGAACACGGAGTTGCGTTCAGGTACGAGGCCACCGTAGGTGGGGCAATCCCGATCATGCACACCCTGCAGCATGGCCTGGCCGGGAACCGGGTGCTCGCCGTCCACGGTATCCTGAACGGAACCTGCAACTTCATCCTCACCAGGATGGCAGCAGAAAACCTAACCTACGACCAGGCCCTCCTTGAAGCGCGTGAGATGGGATATGCCGAGGCAGATCCGACCTACGATGTGAAAGGCACCGATGCGGCCATCAAGCTGGTCATCCTCTCCAACACCATCTGGAAGCGGAACGTAAAGCTCGAGGATGTCGAGATAACCGGTATTGACATGCTGACCACGGACGCCCTCCGCCTTGCAGAAGATCAGCACTGCACCATCCGCCTCATTGCCGAAGCGGTCCCTGACCGGGGTATCCTCAAGGTGGCACCCCGGGTTCTTCCCAAAAATCATCCTCTCGTGGTTGACGGGAGCCTCAATGCGATCACCCTCGAGACGGATATGGCAGGAGAGATAACCCTTATCGGGAAGGGGGCCGGGTCCCGGGAAACCGCGAGTGCCATCATCGGGGACGTGCTCTTTATCAGGGAGATGCATGCCCGGGGTCATTAAGCGGAGAAGAGAGTTTCTCCAGATGATGCGGTCGTTCACGCTTGAACATGGATACTTCACGGTCACTGATATCCAGAACGCGGCAGGGGTCCCGCGGAGCACCGCCCAGGACTGGATCATGCGCCTGGTCGATGAAGGCTGTGTGATCCAGCGGGAAAAGAAACAGGGCAGGTCCCCGGCCAGGTACGCATCGCTGTCAGCACTCCCCCAGAGCACGTGTCAGAAAATCTTCACCACCGTGGATGGAGATCAGGTCCGGATTTACCATGAGTGTCTGAGCAGTGCATGCGCAGCATATTGCGAGTACCATCACGCACTCGCCGGGGATGTTGTTCAGGAAATCCGACGTGAAGGAACCCTGCTGATGGAGAGCGCACGCATGGGGAAGTGTGAGATCACTATCGGGCTTCACCCGTTTCCGGCCGTGGGGGTGGTCGGGGTTGAACGGAACGGGGATGACATCATCCAGCATATCCGTTGCATCGGGGGTCCGGCGTTTTCCTTGACCGATATGATGTCGCGGGCTGACGGTGTCTGTGATGTCCAGGTCAGGCGGAGCGGAGGGGTGGTGGAAGGGGCAATCAGGACCCGGGCCCTCACCCACCTGATCATCGGCATTGACGATACCGACAGCATTGAAGGAGGAGCAACATTCGCTCTCTCCCTTGCCCTCCTCCAGTTTCTGGGAGGGATCAAGGGGGTCATTCCCATCGATCACCATGTTGCCATGCTCAATCCCGAGATCCCTGAAAAGACCGCAGGAAATTCCTGTTCATTCATCGAGCTTGCAATCCCTCCCCATCGTGTCGACAAGGTATCGGAGAGGGCAATTCTCTTCGTTGAGGATGAAGCACTCTCACCGGAATGGGGGGTTGCCGTGAAACAGGGGTTCCGGATCGATCCCGAATTTCGTGCATACGGGATAAAGGCAAGGGAGGGCCGGATCGATGCCGGTGAAGCGGGATCTGTTGCGAAGCGTTTCAGTACCGATCTCTACGGCGGGAGAGGAGTAACGGGGGCGCTTGCCGCAGTCGCTCTTGCCGGACTCCCGAACGATATCCTCCTCAATCCGGAATGGAAGATCCCCTCTTAAGTGTGGAAAGATTAAATGAGTTCCAGGGGCTACTCTTCCGCACATGCCATCGCAAGAGGTGGAAGGCCGGAATATCAGCCCGGAACTCGTGGCCTGGCTCCTGGAACTCCAGCAGGGGGAGATCACCGAATACCATATCTACCGGCGCCTTGCAGGCCTACAGAAGGATGACCATAACCGCGATGTCCTCCTCAAAATGGCAGGTGAGGAGCTTTCCCACTACAAAATTCTCAAACGCTATACCGGGAAAGACCCCGCCCCGCAATGGATCCGCGTCCTGTTCTATTCATTCATAGCAAGATTCTTTGGTCTCACGTTCGGGGTTAAGCTGATGGAGAAGCGGGAGAACAAGG
It contains:
- a CDS encoding AAA family ATPase; its protein translation is MPIREISVVNFKSFREIRIEPDCFNIIIGSNASGKSNLIQIFKFIRDIAKYGLNNAISLQGGVEYLRNTTIGPAMPFSFRILYLLEEKRRDVIAVKEGLPIYFEPYEILYEFSLSFSDSGDNYEISRDLLVITGTFSRPGTHERCELGMGRITLAKADHSVAYAIVPPDTIELRDQELFPQYFQKHEIPSRWLIMNLPIAVPGIPPLEWLFRGMKVFDFDPLLLKRAVPIVGKTELEKDGGNLAIVIKNILEDPHKKTEFLRLIREMLPFIEEVAIEKFMDMSLFLKLKETYSSGKYIPASMISDGTINILALIIALYFEKRPVTVIEEPERNIHPFLISQLVEMLKDAARTKQIIVTTHNPEMVKHADLEDILLISRDRSGFSQVIRPGTKKEIRTFLEHEIGIEDLFIQNLLGME
- a CDS encoding homoserine dehydrogenase codes for the protein MRMAILGMGSVGRGILELIDEKDLGLTVTGLADSKSALVDKDGIHIEEVLAAKRERGFCGDKSLSATDIVERADYDVLIEVTPTDARTGEPATGFIKKAIARGKHVVTSNKGPVALHYAALQGMAHEHGVAFRYEATVGGAIPIMHTLQHGLAGNRVLAVHGILNGTCNFILTRMAAENLTYDQALLEAREMGYAEADPTYDVKGTDAAIKLVILSNTIWKRNVKLEDVEITGIDMLTTDALRLAEDQHCTIRLIAEAVPDRGILKVAPRVLPKNHPLVVDGSLNAITLETDMAGEITLIGKGAGSRETASAIIGDVLFIREMHARGH
- a CDS encoding sugar-specific transcriptional regulator TrmB, whose protein sequence is MPGVIKRRREFLQMMRSFTLEHGYFTVTDIQNAAGVPRSTAQDWIMRLVDEGCVIQREKKQGRSPARYASLSALPQSTCQKIFTTVDGDQVRIYHECLSSACAAYCEYHHALAGDVVQEIRREGTLLMESARMGKCEITIGLHPFPAVGVVGVERNGDDIIQHIRCIGGPAFSLTDMMSRADGVCDVQVRRSGGVVEGAIRTRALTHLIIGIDDTDSIEGGATFALSLALLQFLGGIKGVIPIDHHVAMLNPEIPEKTAGNSCSFIELAIPPHRVDKVSERAILFVEDEALSPEWGVAVKQGFRIDPEFRAYGIKAREGRIDAGEAGSVAKRFSTDLYGGRGVTGALAAVALAGLPNDILLNPEWKIPS
- a CDS encoding amino acid-binding protein; protein product: MKLEMKDTPGQLVAALKPISEVGGNIIAVIHQRDEKTNGDVLAVQIVLELQEQRLGELLSLIKGQGVNVVRIGEERLLYKQTVIMIGHIMHTDLGDTVDRIDCTGYAEVTELTMVMPAISEPSSARLVIRSVNKEDMEQALGILRGIAKEKQLLIIEPLEETG
- a CDS encoding ABC transporter permease; protein product: MSFSSSPGGCFVTNRRGPSPENTYIFPRLSRSCLKVWRRNWDVFFKTYQVNFLPPLIEPLLYLLAIGFGLGIFIGEIDGIPYVKFIAPALLSISMMNTAFFECTYSSFVRMYYQKTFDAMVATPLSIDDVISGELIWGATRSLIYSSGMLLVLTLFGVVNLPSSLLVIPFSFLAGLLFASIAMCFTAITPSIDALNYPSFLFITPMFLFSGTFFPLSILPALVQLLAIAFLPLTQLVIVTRSLTLADLSPLVPYSLAWIGIVTLVFFILSTWLMRRRLVV
- a CDS encoding ATP-binding cassette domain-containing protein is translated as MEGNPVIEAENLTKLFGALVAVDGISFSVFAGDVFGFLGPNGAGKTTTMKMIQCVSPRTAGTLTVLGMDPATHPRTIKAELGVLPQESNLDTDFTCLENLIAYAHYFDIPGVEAEKRARELLSFVQLTEKRDVQIDKLSGGMKRRLLLARALINHPKVLVLDEPTIGLDPQGRHLIWEKLKALQAAGNTIVLTTHYLEEAERLCNRLVIMDGGKILVEGSPGELISRYVGSDIVEADHTPEVISCLEELGETFDIHGDIVQVFTSQPREVAKRLFETCSPGRVFVRRGSLEDVFLKLTGRVLRD